The Lachnospiraceae bacterium oral taxon 500 genome window below encodes:
- a CDS encoding cytidylate kinase yields the protein MKAIRGAITVKENTAAEILGQTEKLLTEIMVRNLLTEEEIVAVFFSATKDLTAAYPAGAARNLGLTQTALACYTEMEVEGSLRRCIRVLLLAEMKRRPYHVYLEEAKDLRPDWGNQTMKIAIDGPSGAGKSTIARELAGRLGIVYVDTGAMYRAVGLLSLRRGLVLEKDSDVEAYRQELTELAENAPIILKYEDGVQRLYLQDEDVSEQLRTQEVGERASKISTIREVRQAMVRLQQQIADSQSVVMDGRDIGTVVLPEAEHKIFLTASAEVRGQRRCRELQEKGQTAELETIIAEIKERDERDRNRQESPLRKAADAFEIDTSDKSIDEVVTLIWERIKA from the coding sequence ATGAAAGCCATTCGCGGGGCGATTACGGTAAAAGAAAATACGGCAGCGGAGATTCTCGGTCAAACTGAAAAGCTGCTGACAGAAATTATGGTCAGAAACCTGTTGACTGAAGAAGAAATCGTAGCTGTCTTTTTTTCGGCAACCAAAGACCTGACGGCAGCGTATCCGGCCGGAGCAGCCAGAAATCTGGGATTGACACAGACGGCACTGGCTTGTTATACTGAGATGGAAGTAGAGGGCAGTCTTAGGCGGTGCATCCGGGTTTTGTTATTGGCCGAGATGAAGCGCAGACCCTATCATGTGTATTTAGAGGAAGCAAAAGATTTACGACCGGATTGGGGGAACCAAACCATGAAAATTGCAATTGACGGGCCGTCGGGGGCGGGTAAAAGTACAATTGCCAGAGAACTGGCCGGGAGGCTGGGGATTGTTTATGTTGATACCGGTGCGATGTACCGGGCGGTTGGGCTTTTATCGCTGCGCCGGGGTCTTGTTTTGGAAAAAGACAGCGATGTGGAGGCCTATCGGCAGGAATTAACGGAGTTAGCGGAAAATGCGCCGATTATTTTGAAATACGAGGATGGTGTTCAGCGCCTTTATTTACAGGATGAAGATGTCAGTGAACAGCTGCGGACGCAGGAGGTCGGTGAACGAGCCTCTAAGATCAGTACAATCCGGGAAGTCCGGCAGGCGATGGTGCGGCTGCAGCAGCAGATTGCGGACAGTCAGTCAGTGGTGATGGATGGCCGGGATATCGGCACGGTTGTGCTGCCGGAGGCCGAACATAAAATATTTTTAACAGCTTCGGCGGAAGTGCGCGGGCAAAGGCGCTGCCGGGAATTGCAGGAAAAAGGACAAACCGCGGAACTGGAAACCATTATCGCGGAGATTAAAGAGAGGGACGAGCGTGACCGGAACCGGCAGGAATCACCTCTGCGCAAGGCGGCGGACGCATTTGAGATTGACACTTCCGATAAAAGTATTGACGAGGTAGTGACTTTGATTTGGGAGCGAATCAAAGCATAA
- a CDS encoding ATP-dependent DNA helicase RecG, translated as MQKAVRELKGVGAKTEKLLQSMGILTFYDLLTCYPKGYDFFSGVTDIAGIQEKEENYLRLKIVSQPKFQYFGKLTALSFYAADESGQRLRVTYFRQPYLAKVMLPGRVLILRGRPHRQKAEWQLINPAVVTEEELTELAAFPLSARYPVRKGISEKKWKQYLKQILSLPADEQPVKDYIEAAVREKYGLLPLWESYQKLHFPKTKAEAEAARKRLVFDEFYFFRAGMAKADREQPNDFPLRSGALAERLIAGLPFALTADQAETIAAIENDLRSQRRMVRLVQGDVGSGKTAVAFAAAAMMIENGYQAALMAPTEVLAVQHFQEAERRLAPLGIKTVLLLGSAKAKEKKETYEQMESGQAHFIIGTHALIQEKAIYRNLGLVITDEQHRFGVMQRENLSRKGVREKLPHILVMSATPIPRTLALILYQDMDISVIKSMPTGRIPVQSFLRSGSARDKIYRFMEKEIRSGAAAYIICPAVEDNEELALTGVISYAQALQKKYPQLRIAYLYGGQPEKEEIMRAFAAGETDILISTTVVEVGVNVPRATVMLVENAERFGLAQLHQLRGRVGRGNRQSYCIFLSDAKDSAIREKLEFVAAHQSGFEIAEYDLKMRGPGDAFGVKQHGLPLLQLADLYQDLPVLEMVSQAAAEIGDSAERRQMLELYYGGSREILSI; from the coding sequence ATGCAAAAAGCAGTCAGAGAATTAAAAGGAGTCGGCGCCAAGACGGAAAAACTGCTGCAAAGCATGGGCATTTTGACTTTTTATGATTTGCTGACCTGCTATCCTAAGGGTTATGATTTTTTTAGCGGTGTAACCGATATCGCCGGAATTCAGGAAAAGGAAGAAAATTATTTGCGCCTGAAAATCGTTTCTCAGCCCAAGTTTCAATACTTCGGCAAGCTGACGGCGCTTAGTTTTTATGCGGCCGATGAGTCGGGGCAGCGGCTGCGGGTGACCTATTTCCGGCAGCCTTATCTGGCGAAAGTGATGTTGCCGGGCCGGGTTTTGATTTTACGGGGCCGGCCGCATCGGCAGAAAGCAGAATGGCAGCTGATTAATCCGGCAGTGGTTACCGAGGAGGAACTGACGGAGCTGGCGGCTTTTCCCCTTTCCGCCAGATACCCTGTCCGCAAAGGCATCAGCGAAAAGAAATGGAAGCAGTATTTAAAGCAGATTTTATCGCTGCCGGCGGATGAACAGCCGGTCAAAGATTATATCGAAGCGGCGGTGCGGGAAAAATACGGACTTTTGCCTTTATGGGAAAGCTACCAAAAGCTGCATTTTCCAAAAACCAAGGCGGAGGCGGAAGCTGCCCGTAAACGGCTGGTTTTTGATGAGTTTTATTTTTTTCGGGCCGGGATGGCAAAAGCTGACCGGGAGCAGCCAAATGATTTCCCGCTGCGGTCAGGGGCACTGGCCGAGCGTCTGATTGCCGGCCTGCCGTTTGCCCTGACGGCGGATCAGGCGGAAACAATTGCCGCTATTGAAAATGATTTGCGCAGCCAGCGGCGGATGGTTCGGCTGGTGCAGGGTGACGTGGGCAGCGGCAAAACGGCGGTAGCATTTGCGGCAGCGGCCATGATGATTGAAAACGGCTATCAGGCTGCGCTGATGGCGCCGACGGAGGTGCTGGCGGTGCAGCATTTTCAGGAAGCGGAAAGAAGGTTGGCGCCGCTTGGCATAAAAACAGTACTGCTTTTGGGCTCGGCCAAGGCCAAAGAAAAAAAAGAAACTTATGAGCAAATGGAGAGCGGTCAGGCGCATTTTATTATCGGCACGCATGCTTTGATTCAGGAAAAGGCGATTTACCGCAATTTAGGTTTGGTCATCACCGATGAGCAGCATCGTTTTGGGGTGATGCAGCGGGAGAACTTAAGCCGAAAAGGCGTTCGGGAAAAGCTGCCGCATATTCTGGTGATGAGCGCTACGCCGATTCCCCGAACTTTGGCTCTGATTTTATATCAGGATATGGATATTTCCGTGATTAAAAGTATGCCGACCGGGCGCATACCGGTGCAGTCCTTTTTAAGAAGCGGCAGCGCCCGCGACAAGATTTACCGGTTTATGGAAAAGGAAATCAGGAGTGGCGCGGCGGCATATATTATTTGTCCGGCGGTTGAGGACAATGAGGAGTTGGCGCTGACCGGAGTCATCAGTTACGCGCAGGCCCTGCAAAAGAAATATCCGCAGCTGCGGATTGCGTATTTATACGGCGGCCAGCCGGAAAAAGAAGAAATTATGAGGGCTTTTGCCGCTGGGGAAACGGATATTTTGATTTCAACGACCGTGGTGGAGGTCGGAGTCAATGTACCGCGGGCGACCGTGATGCTGGTTGAAAACGCGGAGCGTTTTGGACTGGCGCAGCTTCATCAGTTAAGGGGCCGGGTCGGGCGCGGCAATCGGCAAAGCTATTGCATTTTTTTATCGGATGCTAAGGATTCGGCGATTCGGGAAAAGTTGGAGTTTGTAGCGGCGCATCAGTCAGGCTTTGAGATTGCCGAGTATGATTTGAAGATGAGAGGGCCGGGCGATGCGTTTGGCGTCAAGCAGCATGGCTTGCCGTTGCTGCAGCTGGCGGATTTGTATCAGGATTTGCCGGTGCTGGAGATGGTTTCGCAGGCGGCTGCGGAAATCGGCGATTCCGCTGAGCGCCGGCAAATGCTGGAGTTGTATTACGGCGGCAGCCGGGAGATTTTGTCGATATAA
- a CDS encoding dihydroxyacetone kinase, whose translation MKVQKIDAKTFRKMFLAGAKLLEIKKEYVNELNVFPVPDGDTGTNMTMTILSAAREVEQLENGDMKAIAKAISSGSLRGARGNSGVILSQLLRGFAKGIEQYRELDAMIIAGALNRGVETAYKAVMKPKEGTILTVAKEMANKAAELALEDNDILENFPKILEHAQKALENTPNQLPVLKEAGVVDAGGQGLCYILEGAYKALAGGGEVSFDFGEQAAGSGKKEFNHVFQEAADSIEFGYCTEFIINTKEGADNEKDSEALKGYLETIGDSIVAVCDDDLIKIHVHTENPGLALQKALTLGYLSNLKIENMRIQHTEQLIKHGHEIASQQAEAKAKPERPMEKKENGFVAVSAGQGIENVFKDLGVDVVITGGQTMNPSTEDFVQAIEKINADTVFLFPNNKNIILAAEQAVHLVKDRKVVVIPSKTVPQGIGALIAFEEGAAPEENKETMLEAMAAIKSGQVTYAVRDTQFEGKTIKTGDIIALDESKILAVAGDVDTAVEELAAALVDEDSEIITLYYGEDVQSEAAEQAAELLRGKYPAADVAVQFGGQPLYYYLISVE comes from the coding sequence ATGAAAGTTCAAAAAATTGATGCAAAGACCTTCCGGAAGATGTTCCTGGCGGGTGCGAAACTATTGGAAATAAAAAAGGAATATGTAAACGAGCTAAATGTTTTCCCGGTACCGGACGGTGATACCGGAACCAACATGACGATGACAATTCTGTCAGCGGCTCGGGAAGTGGAGCAGCTTGAAAACGGCGATATGAAGGCAATTGCCAAGGCGATTTCTTCCGGTTCGCTGCGTGGTGCCAGAGGCAATTCCGGGGTGATTTTATCACAGCTGCTGCGGGGCTTTGCCAAAGGGATTGAGCAGTACCGGGAGTTGGATGCAATGATTATCGCGGGGGCTTTAAACCGTGGAGTGGAAACCGCTTACAAAGCAGTAATGAAACCAAAGGAAGGTACGATTTTGACGGTAGCCAAGGAAATGGCCAATAAGGCGGCAGAGTTAGCTTTGGAAGATAATGATATTTTAGAGAACTTTCCCAAGATTTTAGAGCATGCTCAAAAAGCGCTGGAAAACACGCCGAACCAATTGCCGGTGCTGAAAGAAGCGGGCGTAGTGGATGCCGGCGGACAGGGTCTTTGCTATATTTTAGAGGGTGCCTATAAGGCATTGGCCGGTGGTGGTGAGGTCAGCTTTGATTTTGGTGAGCAGGCAGCCGGCAGCGGAAAAAAAGAGTTCAACCATGTTTTTCAGGAGGCAGCGGATTCGATTGAGTTTGGCTATTGCACCGAGTTTATCATTAACACGAAAGAGGGTGCGGACAATGAAAAGGATTCCGAAGCGCTGAAAGGTTATTTGGAAACCATCGGTGATTCGATTGTGGCGGTTTGCGATGATGATTTGATTAAGATTCATGTTCATACCGAAAATCCGGGTCTGGCCCTGCAAAAGGCTTTGACGCTTGGCTATTTATCCAATTTAAAAATTGAAAATATGCGGATTCAGCACACCGAGCAGCTGATTAAGCATGGACATGAAATTGCCTCGCAGCAGGCGGAAGCCAAAGCCAAGCCGGAGCGGCCGATGGAGAAAAAAGAAAACGGCTTTGTAGCGGTTTCAGCCGGTCAGGGAATTGAGAATGTATTTAAGGATTTGGGGGTTGACGTGGTCATTACCGGCGGTCAAACGATGAATCCCAGCACCGAGGACTTTGTGCAGGCCATTGAAAAAATTAATGCCGATACGGTGTTTTTATTTCCCAACAACAAAAATATTATCTTAGCGGCCGAACAGGCAGTTCATTTGGTTAAGGACAGAAAGGTGGTTGTCATTCCGTCCAAGACTGTTCCGCAGGGAATTGGTGCCTTGATTGCTTTTGAGGAAGGGGCGGCGCCGGAAGAAAATAAGGAAACAATGCTTGAAGCAATGGCAGCGATTAAATCCGGTCAGGTCACCTATGCAGTCAGAGATACGCAGTTTGAAGGCAAAACAATTAAAACCGGCGATATTATTGCTTTGGATGAAAGCAAAATTTTGGCGGTAGCCGGGGATGTTGATACGGCGGTTGAGGAGCTGGCAGCGGCGCTGGTAGATGAGGACAGTGAAATCATCACTCTTTATTACGGCGAAGACGTACAGTCGGAAGCGGCAGAACAGGCGGCGGAGTTGCTCCGGGGAAAATATCCGGCGGCGGATGTGGCCGTTCAGTTTGGCGGCCAGCCCTTATATTATTACCTTATTTCCGTGGAATAG
- a CDS encoding Asp23/Gls24 family envelope stress response protein, with protein MSMRYTTELGSVVVDTKVIAQMAGLSAIELYGIVGMAMVSLKDGIVKMLSRTALTRGVNVMVEDNELCIDFHIIIEYGVNIRAVTENLISTVKYKLETFSGMKVKRINVFVEGVRVDE; from the coding sequence ATGAGCATGAGATATACAACGGAACTGGGCTCGGTCGTGGTTGATACCAAGGTTATTGCCCAGATGGCGGGCTTATCGGCGATCGAGTTGTACGGCATTGTCGGCATGGCGATGGTCAGTCTCAAAGACGGGATTGTAAAAATGCTGAGCCGGACGGCGCTGACTAGGGGTGTCAATGTTATGGTTGAAGATAATGAGTTGTGCATTGATTTTCATATCATTATTGAATACGGCGTTAATATTCGGGCGGTGACCGAAAATCTGATCAGTACGGTTAAATATAAACTGGAAACATTTTCCGGCATGAAAGTAAAGCGGATCAATGTTTTTGTAGAAGGTGTCCGGGTTGATGAGTAA
- a CDS encoding aminoacetone oxidase family FAD-binding enzyme, which produces MEKRNEYSWDWDTLVVGAGAAGCMAAIAAAGQGQHVLLLEKNEKIGKKLYLTGKGRCNLTNLADTSEILENIPTNAKFLYGALHALSSHQLMAFFEQAGCPLKAERGGRVFSRSDKSSDILKTLEKQLSIGGVTVRKKEIVRELMMAENAEERRVVGVRLSSGESILAGRVILAAGGLAYPATGSTGDGYRLAAQAGHSMEETVPGLVPLETAERDFAAAAPLLLKNIGFRLVEGKKLLFSGQGEIQFTPFGLGGALALSASSYLPKRPAAVKGVIDLKPALSPEMLEDRLVRELAAQPDQAVETAWASLLPHKLLLLFFQRCGLAAEKPAAQISKKERQAMAAGLKGLEFEIKGTRDFTEAIITRGGVRVKEINPKTMESKLVKGLYLVGEMIDVDALTGGFNLQIAFSTGYLAGIQPCPDKEKK; this is translated from the coding sequence TACTGGAGAAAAATGAAAAAATCGGAAAAAAGCTATATCTTACCGGCAAGGGACGATGCAATTTGACCAATCTGGCCGATACCAGTGAAATATTGGAAAATATACCAACGAATGCCAAATTCCTTTACGGGGCGCTGCATGCCCTGTCCAGTCATCAGTTGATGGCTTTTTTTGAGCAGGCCGGCTGTCCGCTGAAAGCAGAAAGAGGCGGGCGGGTTTTTTCCCGCTCGGATAAGTCAAGCGATATCCTGAAAACTTTGGAAAAACAGCTGTCGATTGGTGGCGTGACTGTCCGTAAAAAGGAAATAGTCAGGGAGCTGATGATGGCAGAAAATGCCGAGGAAAGACGGGTTGTCGGAGTTCGTTTAAGCAGTGGTGAAAGTATTTTGGCCGGGCGGGTGATCTTGGCGGCCGGCGGATTGGCCTATCCGGCGACCGGCTCGACCGGTGACGGCTACCGGCTGGCGGCGCAGGCCGGGCATAGTATGGAAGAAACGGTACCGGGACTGGTGCCGTTGGAAACTGCGGAACGGGATTTTGCAGCAGCTGCGCCCCTGCTTTTAAAAAATATCGGTTTTCGGCTGGTGGAGGGTAAAAAGCTGCTTTTTTCCGGTCAAGGAGAAATTCAATTTACACCTTTTGGTTTGGGTGGTGCCTTGGCGCTGTCGGCATCCAGTTATTTGCCGAAACGGCCGGCCGCAGTCAAGGGGGTGATTGACCTTAAGCCGGCGCTTAGTCCTGAAATGTTGGAGGACAGGCTCGTCAGAGAGCTGGCGGCGCAGCCGGATCAAGCCGTAGAAACGGCATGGGCTTCGCTCCTGCCGCATAAGCTGCTCCTGCTTTTCTTTCAGCGCTGCGGGCTGGCGGCGGAGAAGCCGGCGGCTCAAATCAGCAAAAAAGAAAGACAGGCCATGGCAGCCGGTTTAAAAGGACTGGAGTTTGAAATTAAGGGAACGCGGGATTTTACCGAAGCAATCATTACCCGCGGCGGTGTGCGGGTTAAGGAAATCAATCCGAAAACAATGGAAAGTAAGCTTGTCAAAGGGCTGTATTTAGTCGGAGAAATGATTGATGTGGACGCCTTAACCGGCGGCTTTAATTTGCAGATTGCATTTTCAACCGGATATTTGGCGGGGATTCAGCCCTGCCCGGATAAGGAGAAGAAATGA